The Nitrospiraceae bacterium DNA window CGACGTCTGGTTCAGCGACCAAATCGACCGGGTCATGCGCGATTCCTACGAGGTGGCCCGTATGCAACATGCCGGCCACATCACGTTGGCCGTCAACAGTGCCAGAGCTATCGGTCACGAAATCTTCCGTGAAGACATGTTGATTCCAGAGCAACGGGATTTACTCGTGGCAGCCATGGCCCGCAAGCGCATGGAATTCGGCGTTGCCGGCATCGAGGTCTATTCCTCGAAGCTGGAGACCCTCACGAAGGCGGTGGATCCCGACGTTCCCTCCATCGTGTTGGACCTTCCGGTCGGGCAGTTGGTGTTGCAAGCCATCAATGGCAAACAAGAGGTAAACACGGTTCAAGAGGCGCAAACCGGCCGTCTGGTTCGGGCGGCCATGCCGATTGCCGCCAGCGGGCGAGGCGGAGAGATCGGGGGCGTCGTGGTCGTCAATTCCTACGTCCCTGAGTCGCTTCTGGCGAAGATGGAGGGCATCGGCCGCCAATACGACGAGTATAAGCAACTGAAAGCTATGAAGAATCCGATCAAGGCGGGTGCCTATCTCTTTGTGGCCGTCATCACCGTGCTCATTCTGTTCGGAGCCACATGGTTTGGGTTTTATGTGGCGCGTAGCATCACGGTACCGATTCAGCGATTGGCCGAGGCGACCGAGACGATCGCCCAAGGGGACCTGTCCGTGCGGATCGACGCGAAAGCCACGGATGAAATCGGTACGTTGATCCAGTCGTTCAACCGGATGACCGAGGACCTGCAGGGGAGCAAGTCGAAGATCGAAGAGGCGAACGTTTCATTACGTCAGAGCAACATCGAACTCGACCGCCGCCGAGCTTATATCGAAACGGTCGTGGACACGATCGCTGCCGGGTTACTGTCCATCGACAAGAACGGAGTGATCACGACCTTTAATCCCTCGGGCGAGCGCATCCTCGGACTCTGGGCAGATCGATTCCACGGGCGGCCCGCCAACGAAGTCTTCAAGGAATTCGGGCTGGATCTGTTTCAAACGGTTTATGATCGAATGTTGGCTGATCAACGGGATAACTTAACGTTGGAGGGGCCGGTCGAGGTGGAAGGGAAATTGCTCACCATCGGTCTCCATGGCTCACGCATGAAGGATGACGCCAATCGGGATCTCGGTATTGTGCTCGTTTTTGAAGATTTGACCGAATTGATCAAGGCGCAGAAGGTGGCAGCTTGGCAGGAGGTGGCACGGCGGGTGGCGCATGAGATCAAGAATCCGCTAACCCCAATCCAACTTTCCGCACAACGATTGCG harbors:
- a CDS encoding ATP-binding protein — its product is MIENKPSVIPRERNVTAGNSTRTVSSELDRRWLHLRPVWIVLILLVPCLALTFYYSQTVVPGGEDTGDSFLPTASYAFVLLLINLDLIGFVVLLLLLSRNLVKAYFERRHRLLGSGFRNKLVTAFIGFSLIPTVLLAVVASGLVNKAVDVWFSDQIDRVMRDSYEVARMQHAGHITLAVNSARAIGHEIFREDMLIPEQRDLLVAAMARKRMEFGVAGIEVYSSKLETLTKAVDPDVPSIVLDLPVGQLVLQAINGKQEVNTVQEAQTGRLVRAAMPIAASGRGGEIGGVVVVNSYVPESLLAKMEGIGRQYDEYKQLKAMKNPIKAGAYLFVAVITVLILFGATWFGFYVARSITVPIQRLAEATETIAQGDLSVRIDAKATDEIGTLIQSFNRMTEDLQGSKSKIEEANVSLRQSNIELDRRRAYIETVVDTIAAGLLSIDKNGVITTFNPSGERILGLWADRFHGRPANEVFKEFGLDLFQTVYDRMLADQRDNLTLEGPVEVEGKLLTIGLHGSRMKDDANRDLGIVLVFEDLTELIKAQKVAAWQEVARRVAHEIKNPLTPIQLSAQRLRKKFFEKSPDFDKVFDESTNVIVNEVTSLKHMVDEFSKFARLPAPQMAHQSLHDVINEVVALYRSAHRDIDLIVELDEDLPSLNFDREQLKRVLVNLLDNAIQAMNHKGRVWLTTKYDTKRRRAVVSVADEGPGIAPEDQDKLFVPYFTRKKSGTGLGLAIVRRIITDHEGQIQAGHNQPHGAVFTFELPV